A genomic window from Ascaphus truei isolate aAscTru1 chromosome 1, aAscTru1.hap1, whole genome shotgun sequence includes:
- the LOC142468025 gene encoding serine/threonine-protein kinase SBK1-like, giving the protein MASNVSDIELILEGLVTLTSQSLQHAELQEHFQVIKELGRGSYGSVMMVKDKNTDKMMAMKLLDKKRTTQRGFLMEFSVSFFLSSHPNVIGSYGLAFQTCEHFVFAQELSPVGDLLTHSVTLRPVGIPEAAAKRCAVQISSALEFMESKGLVHWDIKPDNILVFDKECHCIKVSDFGLTHLQGTAIRPLKGKVPYMSPELCQLAKSDTLEADSSIDVWAFGVVLFCLLTGEFPWRVALPTDQRYSRFADWQNSPIVADPPSPWNRLTTAVLKMFRTLLAIDPKERRKATEVLNYIGESWKTDIPHSSGISLDDTETEISSILTVDTNMEESYSDSAEEDTLSAESFVMKIDDKCQTEVRCVVSEQDASSNLSSCVKEEQLCMLHGSDPTLSCSSRLSSHSAAGCFVAHFDIAPDQWQDDIAGQV; this is encoded by the exons ATGGCTTCAAATGTGTCAGATATTGAGCTTATCCTTGAAGGACTGGTGACCTTAACATCCCAAAGCCTGCAGCATGCAGAGCTGCAGGAACACTTCCAGGTCATAAAGGAGCTTGGCAGGGGGTCTTATGGTTCAGTGATGATGGTGAAGGACAAAAACACAG ATAAGATGATGGCTATGAAACTCCTGGATAAGAAAAGAACAACACAGAGAGGCTTCCTCATGGAGTTCAGTGTGTCCTTCTTCCTCTCATCTCATCCCAATGTCATCGGGAGCTATGGTCTAGCCTTCCAGACCTGTGAACACTTCGTCTTTGCCCAGGAGCTCTCACCAGTTGGTGATCTCCTCACTCATTCAG TTACACTGAGACCT GTTGGGATCCCAGAAGCTGCAGCAAAGCGATGTGCAGTTCAGATCTCCAGTGCACTGGAATTTATGGAAAGCAAAGGACTAGTTCACTGGGACATTAAACCCGACAACATTCTAGTGTTTGATAAAGAATGTCACTGTATTAAAGTGAGTGACTTTGGTCTCACACATCTCCAAGGAACTGCTATCAGACCCCTGAAAGGAAAAGTACCTTACATGTCCCCTGAGCTGTGTCAACTCGCAAAGAGTGACACCTTGGAGGCTGATTCCAGTATCGATGTGTGGGCTTTTGGAGTGGTTCTCTTCTGCTTGCTCACTGGTGAGTTTCCATGGCGGGTGGCTCTTCCCACAGATCAAAGGTACAGCAGGTTTGCAGACTGGCAAAATAGCCCCATAGTTGCTGACCCACCATCCCCATGGAACAGACTGACCACCGCAGTACTGAAAATGTTTCGTACCCTATTGGCAATAGATCCTAAAGAGAGGAGAAAAGCTACAGAAGTCTTGAACTATATTGGTGAGTCTTGGAAAACAGATATTCCCCATTCAAGTGGAATAAGTCTGGATGACACGGAGACAGAGATTAGCAGCATTTTAACTGTGGACACTAATATGGAAGAATCCTACAGTGACTCAGCCGAGGAAGACACTCTTTCTGCAGAATCATTTGTCATGAAAATAGATGATAAGTGTCAAACTGAGGTCAGATGTGTTGTTTCTGAGCAAGATGCCTCATCCAATTTGAGCTCATGTGTAAAGGAAGAGCAACTGTGCATGTTACACGGCAGTGATCCCACTCTCTCTTGCTCCAGCAGGTTGTCCTCTCATTCTGCAGCTGGATGTTTTGTGGCTCATTTTGATATTGCACCAGATCAATGGCAGGATGACATAGCAGGTCAG